Proteins co-encoded in one Ananas comosus cultivar F153 linkage group 15, ASM154086v1, whole genome shotgun sequence genomic window:
- the LOC109721440 gene encoding uncharacterized protein LOC109721440 produces MHNKLLTASTRRLLIKPHPLRPLSTSSSSSSSSPLVGDGATTFSGDGDGDGDGDLGGAVERAYRILRRFHSDPSKLALALSSARVDPAAHPALVERVLSRCGASAPLLALRFFSWSSSLAPPSPAARRLLLRALARSRRFDAAWALLSDLRRLHPELLSPDLFVALIRRFAAARLVSRALDVLDQMPRYGLPADDRVFGALLDALCKHGSVREAANLFEEMRERFPPDLRHFTSLLYGWCKLGKLEEAKFVLIQMKRSGFEPDVVVYNTLLGGFASAGKFEDGYELLREMRRKGCEPNAISYTTLIQGLCSRERMDDALRVFVEMTRNNCRADSVTYTTLITGFCKSGRIDKAYEFVSEMARRGFRPDSRAYFPIFAAHEKKEQLEECLELMDRMRKDRSFPDLGIHEVVIRLSCKLGELTQAIAIWNEMENRGVSPDLDTFLIMIHGFVGQSALVDACGYFKEMVGRGLFVTPQYGVLKDLLNALLRDEKLELAKEMWGCIASKGCELNVSTWTIWIHALFSNKHVKEACSYCLDMLDSGLMPQADTFAKLMKGLKKLYNRQIAAEITEKVRKMAEERRVSFKMYKRRGVRDLEEKANKKRKREKERKGRKGRALSRGHSRSRHRQSILRPFHLLSPSPAPSPSPLLAHSSFSTSSRRRKRKEGDEEDDDGDRGGGGLGLFVLGRDPTRPPRLFVVQPRLRPDALLDSKLAEALNLANSLEEPRDGFYDSDFASKDLPPHLVVQNPAARSARAHADTYFGPGTVDNIKCHLKALESEEQNGIDAVFVNAILSGIQQRNLEVAWGKPVLDRVGLIIEIFNAHAETKEGKLQSELAALMYKRTRLVRVRGPGGRLTFGLSGEAEVVSARGRGSGGRGFISGAGETELQLQRRRIQERRNSLLEQIEEVRRTRALQRSARKRHGSSCGQGLATVAVVGYTNAGKSTLVSALSDCDLYSDDRLFATVDPRLRSVVLPSGRKAILSDTVGFISDLPVQLVEAFHATLEEVVEADLLVHVLDASAPNLEEHRSTVLQVLQQIGVPEDKIENMIEVWNKIDLLEENNGANEFAEEDECLVEGEEGEEDEETFPEVDDDMATELSSGEVIDGNRNDDMASMRSSEEDVEDLDDMASGLSATEEHMENFDEQVSESESTKQWEVRTEPTKSGCHVRTSAVTGIGLQELLSLIDEKLNEQKPVVQRSFGPFDRKWRPSYAEHDEKVAEQ; encoded by the exons atgcaCAACAAGCTCCTCACCGCTTCCACACGACGACTCCTCATCAAACCCCACCCTCTCCGCCccctctccacctcctcctcctcctcctcctcctcccccctcgTCGGCGACGGCGCCACCACCTTCTCCGGCGACGGTGATGGCGATGGCGACGGCGACCTCGGCGGCGCCGTCGAGCGCGCGTACCGCATCCTCCGCCGCTTCCACTCCGACCCCTCGAAGCTCGCGCTGGCGCTCTCCTCGGCGCGCGTCGACCCCGCGGCGCACCCCGCGCTCGTCGAGCGCGTCCTCTCCCGCTGCGGCGCCTCCGCCCCGCTCCTGGCGCTCCGCTTCTTCTCCTGGTCCTCCTCCCTCGCGCCCCCCTCCCCCGCCgcgcgccgcctcctcctccgcgcccTCGCCCGCTCCCGCCGCTTCGACGCCGCGTGGGCGCTCCTCTccgacctccgccgcctccaccCGGAGCTCCTCTCCCCCGACCTCTTCGTCGCCCTCATCCGCCGCTTCGCCGCCGCGCGCCTCGTCTCCCGAGCCCTCGACGTGCTCGACCAAATGCCCCGCTACGGCCTCCCCGCCGACGACCGTGTCTTCGGCGCCCTCCTCGACGCGCTCTGCAAGCACGGCAGCGTCAGGGAGGCCGCCAACCTGTTCGAGGAAATGCGCGAGCGCTTCCCCCCCGATCTCCGCCACTTCACCTCGCTCCTCTACGGCTGGTGCAAGCTCGGCAAGCTCGAAGAAGCCAAATTCGTCCTAATTCAGATGAAAAGATCCGGCTTTGAGCCCGACGTCGTCGTCTACAACACCCTTCTCGGCGGGTTCGCTTCCGCCGGCAAGTTCGAAGACGGGTACGAGCTGCTGAGGGAGATGCGCCGGAAGGGGTGCGAGCCCAACGCCATTTCCTACACTACCCTGATCCAGGGGCTGTGCTCGCGGGAGCGGATGGACGACGCACTCCGAGTGTTCGTCGAAATGACCAGGAACAATTGCAGAGCCGATTCGGTCACTTACACTACTCTGATCACTGGATTCTGTAAATCCGGGAGAATTGATAAGGCTTATGAATTCGTCAGTGAGATGGCCCGGCGAGGGTTCCGGCCGGATTCGAGGGCTTACTTCCCGATCTTCGCGGCCCACGAAAAGAAAGAGCAGTTGGAGGAGTGCTTGGAGCTCATGGATAGGATGCGGAAAGATAGGTCCTTTCCCGATCTCGGCATTCACGAAGTGGTGATTCGGCTCTCGTGCAAGCTCGGTGAGCTGACGCAGGCCATCGCCATATGGAACGAGATGGAGAATCGCGGCGTGAGCCCCGATCTCGACACTTTTCTCATTATGATTCATGGGTTTGTCGGGCAAAGCGCGCTAGTCGACGCTTGTGGGTATTTTAAAGAGATGGTGGGGAGGGGGCTCTTCGTCACCCCCCAATACGGGGTTTTAAAGGACTTATTGAATGCATTGCTAAGAGACGAGAAGCTCGAATTGGCAAAGGAAATGTGGGGATGCATTGCGAGTAAAGGGTGCGAGCTTAACGTGAGCACGTGGACCATATGGATCCACGCCTTGTTCTCGAACAAGCACGTTAAGGAGGCGTGCTCGTATTGCTTGGACATGCTCGATTCAGGGCTCATGCCGCAGGCGGATACGTTTGCAAAGCTTATGAAGGGGTTGAAGAAGCTATACAATCGGCAAATCGCGGCCGAGATCACCGAAAAGGTGCGGAAGATGGCGGAGGAGAGGCGCGTTTCGTTTAAGATGTACAAGAGGCGCGGGGTGAGGGACTTGGAAGAGAAGGCAAataagaagaggaagagggagaaggagagaaaaggTCGGAAAGGCCGGGCTCTTAGTCGAGGCCACTCTCGCAGCCGACATAGACAATCGA TCCTCCGCCCCTTCCacctcctctccccctcccctgCTCCCAGTCCCTCTCCTCTGCTTGCCCACTCCTCCTTCTCCACCTCCtcgcggcggaggaagaggaaggaaggagacgaggaggacgacgatggCGACAGGGGCGGTGGTGGTTTAGGGCTCTTCGTGCTCGGGCGGGACCCGACGCGGCCGCCGCGGCTCTTCGTGGTGCAGCCGCGGCTCCGCCCCGACGCCCTCCTCGACTCCAAGCTCGCCGAGGCGCTCAACCTCGCCAACTCCCTCGAGGAGCCCCGCGACGGCTTCTACGACAGCGACTTCGCCTCCAAGGACCTGCCCCCGCACCTCGTCGTCCAGAACCCCGCCGCCCGATCCGCGAGGGCGCACGCAG ACACATATTTTGGACCAGGGACTGTTGACAATATCAAATGCCATCTAAAGGCTTTGGAATCAGAGGAGCAG AATGGAATAGATGCAGTTTTTGTTAATGCAATTTTATCTGGGATTCAACAGCGCAACTTGGAG GTTGCTTGGGGAAAACCAGTTCTTGATCGTGTTGGTCTTATAATAGAAATATTCAATGCTCATGCTGAAACAAAAGAAGGAAAGCTACAG TCAGAATTAGCAGCTCTAATGTACAAAAGGACTCGGCTTGTGCGTGTGCGTGGTCCAGGTGGACGACTTACTTTTGGACTGAGTGGAGAAGCTGAAGTTGTTAGTGCACGGGG GAGGGGCAGTGGAGGACGAGGTTTTATAAGTGGtgcaggagaaactgagcttcAGCTTCAACGCAGAAG AATTCAAGAGCGTCGAAATAGTTTGTTGGAGCAAATTGAAGAAGTTCGCCGAACTCGAGCTTTGCAACGATCTGCTCGGAAAAGGCATGGCAGTTCATGTGGTCAAGGCCTAGCAACCGTTGCTGTTGTTGGATATACAAATGCA GGAAAATCTACTTTGGTCAGTGCACTTTCAGATTGTGATCTATACAGTGATGACCG GTTATTTGCGACAGTGGATCCTCGATTAAGAAGTGTAGTTCTCCCATCTGG GAGGAAAGCAATTCTTAGTGATACTGTTGGTTTTATCTCAGATTTGCCTGTGCAG CTAGTTGAAGCATTTCATGCGACACTCGAAGAAGTCGTTGAGGCAGACTTGTTAGTG CATGTGCTAGACGCAAGTGCACCTAATCTTGAGGAGCATCGCTCAACTGTGCTACAAGTGTTGCAACAGATAGGAGTCCCAGAGGATAAGATTGAAAACATGATTGAAGTTTGGAATAAA ATTGATCTTCTTGAAGAGAACAATGGAGCTAATGAATTTGCCGAGGAAGATGAATGCCTAGTTGAAGgtgaagagggagaggaagatgaagaaacATTTCCAGAAGTAGACGATGACATGGCAACTGAGCTGTCATCTGGGGAGGTTATAGATGGCAATCGTAACGATGACATGGCATCCATGCGATCATCTGAGGAAGATGTCGAAGATCTTGATGATATGGCATCTGGGCTGTCAGCAACAGAAGAACACATGGAAAATTTTGACGAGCAAGTATCTGAGTCTGAGAGTACAAAACAATGGGAGGTGAGGACAGAACCAACAAAATCGGGTTGTCATGTGAGAACGTCTGCGGTGACGGGGATTGGATTGCAAGAACTATTGAGCTTAATAGATGAGAAGCTGAATGAACAGAAACCTGTCGTGCAAAGAAGCTTCGGACCTTTCGATAGGAAATGGAGGCCCTCTTATGCTGAACATGATGAAAAAGTTGCTGAACAGTAG
- the LOC109721097 gene encoding uncharacterized protein LOC109721097, with protein MEAILIASSSSLPVGRSKVVVSQRYRNQAYHSYHLYSESYSKRRSSKSFVKLQAAERFGDPKYITNYVDNLSKRLVSTLPEPIKVFPWKEAKNKVLEQLLVVGEKALKWSLIVLFVVSAALDLYLAISRDRELLIPLGLFVGIALADFLTESLHALFQKTTQDGESPRHLISIGSFFALMKIISLSLKLPGRVLLSHVGNGGLMQVLWSANKMRKNDNFEESNGVSEPSSELAKSNV; from the exons ATGGAGGCGATTCTTATTGCTTCTTCGAGCTCTCTCCCCGTTGGTAGGAGTAAG GTAGTAGTTTCTCAGAGATATCGGAACCAAGCTTATCATAGCTACCATCTATACTCAGAATCTTATTCGAAGCGGCGTTCTTCGAAATCCTTCGTTAAACTTCAAGCTGCTGAACGTTTTGGCGACCCGAAATATATCACGAACTATGTGGATAACTTGTCAAAAAGGCTGGTCTCGACCCTTCCTGAACCAATCAAAGTATTTCCGTGGAAAGAAGCTAAAAATAAAGTTCTAGAGCAATTGCTCGTTGTCGGCGAGAAAGCATTGAAGTGGTCGTTAATTGTTCTGTTTGTCGTTAGTGCCGCATTAGATTTATATCTAGCAATATCAAGAGACAGAGAGCTCTTGATACCGCTCGGTCTATTCGTAGGCATTGCTCTCGCCGACTTCCTGACAGAATCGCTGCACGCGCTTTTCCAGAAAACTACACAG GACGGAGAATCTCCGAGGCATCTTATCAGCATTGGATCATTCTTTGCGCTCATGAAGATCATATCTCTCTCCCTGAAGCTTCCTGGAAGGGTGCTTCTCTCTCATGTAGGTAATGGGGGGTTGATGCAAGTGTTGTGGTCAGCGAATAAGATGCGAAAGAACGATAATTTCGAAGAATCAAACGGCGTTTCCGAACCGAGCAGTGAATTGGCTAAAAGTAATGTGTAA
- the LOC109721441 gene encoding uncharacterized protein LOC109721441: MGDLDFVVGQQFPDVKAFRKAVKEAAIAQHFELKVIKSDLIRYFAKCAKEGCPWRIRAVKLPNSPAFAIRSIDGTHTCGKSAQQGHHQASVDWIVNLIENRLRDDINYKPKDILEDIQKQYGITIPYKQAWRAKERGLAAIYGSSEEGYCLLPSFCEQIKLSNPGSIAQVYTTGSDHRFQKLFISFNASIHGFINSCLPIISLGAMELKSKYLGTLLSITSFDADGGLFPVAFGIVDLETDESWLWFLSEFHNLLERSNETKIPKLTFLSSGEKGINEAVRRKFPTANHAICMRHLTDSINKEFKNSRLVQLLWKAACSITTVGFRERMAEIEEVSPDAAKKIQLFPPNRWAVVHFEGSRFGHLCSNTEDFHQWILDARELPILQVIERIHAKLMSEIDERREKIANWTSVLAPSAEKRISDAVEFACGYQVLRSDEFEFEVLSADRSDIVNIGNRTCSCRDWQLYGIPCSHAVAAIVYCRKDVYDYTEKCFTTEKYREAYSQPLHPIPERGEWGILKESLNEEENRIVRPPKFRRPPGRPEKKRACAEEAGRVKHTVHCSRCNQTGHYKRTCKADTTARLDY, from the coding sequence ATGGGAGATTTGGACTTTGTGGTTGGTCAACAGTTTCCTGATGTCAAGGCTTTTCGAAAAGCTGTTAAAGAAGCTGCTATCGCCCAGCACTTTGAGCTAAAGGTCATAAAGAGCGACCTGATTCGGTACTTCGCAAAGTGTGCCAAAGAGGGTTGCCCTTGGCGAATCCGTGCTGTGAAACTCCCCAATTCGCCAGCATTCGCTATAAGAAGCATTGATGGAACTCATACTTGTGGGAAAAGTGCACAACAAGGCCACCACCAAGCATCAGTGGACTGGATCGTAAATCTCATAGAAAATAGGCTGCGAgatgatataaattataaaccaAAGGATATATTGGAAGATATTCAAAAGCAATACGGGATTACTATACCATACAAACAAGCTTGGCGAGCAAAAGAAAGGGGTTTGGCCGCTATTTATGGGTCGTCTGAAGAGGGGTATTGCCTTCTCCCTTCATTCTGCGAGCAAATAAAGTTGAGTAATCCCGGCAGTATAGCCCAGGTTTATACTACTGGATCGGACCATCGATTCCAAAAGCTTTTCATTTCATTTAATGCATCGATACATGGGTTTATAAACAGTTGTTTACCTATTATCAGTCTTGGCGCAATGGAGTTAAAGAGCAAGTATCTCGGGACATTACTCTCTATTACATCATTCGATGCGGATGGCGGACTATTTCCTGTTGCATTTGGTATCGTCGATCTTGAAACAGATGAAAGCTGGTTGTGGTTTTTATCTGAGTTTCACAACCTTCTAGAAAGAAGCAATGAGACCAAAATACCTAAACTTACATTCTTATCGAGCGGGGAGAAGGGTATTAATGAAGCTGTGAGAAGGAAGTTTCCCACTGCAAACCACGCTATATGCATGCGCCACTTGACGGATAGTATCAATAAGGAGTTCAAGAACTCGAGGCTGGTCCAGCTTCTCTGGAAAGCAGCTTGCTCGATCACCACCGTAGGGTTTAGAGAACGGATGGCTGAGATTGAAGAGGTTTCCCCCGATGCAGCTAAGAAGATTCAGCTTTTTCCACCTAACCGTTGGGCGGTGGTTCACTTTGAAGGATCAAGATTTGGTCATCTTTGTTCGAACACCGAAGATTTCCATCAGTGGATACTCGACGCTCGCGAGCTTCCCATCCTTCAAGTGATAGAAAGAATCCACGCCAAATTGATGTCCGAAATCGACGAACGACGGGAAAAGATCGCGAATTGGACGAGCGTGTTGGCCCCGTCGGCTGAAAAAAGGATTTCTGATGCCGTCGAATTCGCTTGCGGATACCAAGTTCTCCGCTCcgatgaatttgaattcgaggTCTTATCCGCCGACCGGTCGGACATTGTGAACATCGGCAACCGCACTTGCTCCTGCCGCGATTGGCAGCTGTACGGTATACCGTGCTCGCACGCCGTCGCGGCAATAGTGTACTGTCGGAAGGATGTGTACGATTACACGGAGAAGTGCTTTACGACGGAAAAGTACCGCGAGGCATATTCCCAGCCGCTGCACCCTATTCCGGAGAGGGGCGAGTGGGGCATACTGAAGGAGAGTCTAAACGAGGAGGAGAACCGAATCGTTCGCCCGCCGAAGTTCCGTCGCCCGCCAGGGCGGCCGGAGAAGAAGCGGGCATGCGCGGAGGAGGCGGGGCGGGTGAAACACACGGTGCACTGTAGCCGGTGCAACCAAACCGGGCACTACAAGAGAACATGCAAGGCCGATACAACCGCGCGATTAGATTATTAG
- the LOC109721439 gene encoding pentatricopeptide repeat-containing protein At3g49710 — protein MNEPSLLLLCRFRDLLKASVAVRDLAAGESLHALYVKSLVPHSTYLSNHFLLLYSKCGLLRRAHHLFDEIPHPNVFSHNALLAAHARRPDLAARIFDRIPAPDLVSYNTLLSAFARAGLAARARALFDEMPRRELFSRMRRSGLRDADGFTLSSVVSAGAGAGVGVDQLHALAVSTGLDAYVSVNNSVISGYGKGGSVRSAEKLFDEMLVRDEVSWNCMIVVCGQHREGAKALSLFQEMVRRDLQVDVYTLASVLTAFTALEDLPGGAQFHARLIKSAVERNCHVGSGLIDLYAKCGRIRDARKVFDEVSEPDLVLWNTIISGYSLNDEFSEEGLNCFMKMRRDGFVPDDCSFVCTISACSNLSSPSQGRQMHALAIKSELPSNRISVNNALVNMYSKCGNVEDAQKLFERMMERNTVSYNSMIAGFAHHGLAVEALGHFREMLDAEIEPTSITFISVLSACAHTGKVEEGREYFHLMSKKYGLKPCEEHYSCMIDLLARAKRFEEVEELIVAMPFDPGPIGWTALLGACRTHGNMNLGARAAEKIIRFDPHNASAYVMLANMHASSGRWEEVAKVRKLMKDRGVRKKPGCSWIELNKTIHVFVADDVSHPRIKEVYRFLEEMSEKMKGLGYVPDVRWALARDHEIEGEKRLRHHSEKLAVAFGLISTRDGEPILVIKNLRICGDCHSAIKLISKIVGREITVRDAHRFHCFRGGSCSCGDYW, from the coding sequence ATGAATGAACcatctcttctcctcctctgccgcttCCGCGACCTCCTCAAAGCCTCCGTCGCGGTGCGAGACCTCGCCGCGGGCGAGTCGCTCCACGCGCTCTACGTCAAGTCCCTCGTCCCCCACTCCACCTACCTCTCCAACCACTTCCTCCTCCTCTACTCCAAATGCGggctcctccgccgcgcccaccacctgttcgacgaaatcCCCCACCCGAACGTCTTCTCCCACAACGCCCTCCTCGCCGCCCACGCCCGCCGCCCCGACCTCGCCGCGCGGATCTTCGACCGGATCCCCGCCCCCGACCTCGTCTCCTACAACACCCTCCTCTCCGCCTTCGCCCGCGCGGGCCTCGCCGCGCGCGCCCGcgccctgttcgacgaaatgccccgCCGCGAACTCTTCTCCCGAATGCGCCGGTCGGGCCTCCGTGACGCCGACGGGTTCACGCTCTCCTCCGTCGtctccgccggcgccggcgccggcgtcgGCGTCGACCAGCTCCACGCCCTCGCTGTGTCCACCGGGCTCGATGCGTACGTCTCCGTAAACAATTCGGTTATTTCTGGGTACGGCAAGGGCGGGTCCGTGAGGAGCGCCGAGAAgctgttcgatgaaatgctcGTGAGGGACGAGGTGTCGTGGAATTGCATGATCGTCGTGTGCGGGCAACACCGCGAGGGGGCGAAGGCGCTGTCTCTGTTTCAGGAAATGGTGAGGAGGGATTTGCAGGTCGACGTGTACACGCTGGCGAGCGTGCTCACCGCCTTCACGGCTCTCGAGGACCTCCCGGGCGGGGCCCAGTTCCACGCCCGCCTGATAAAAAGCGCCGTCGAGCGGAATTGCCATGTGGGCAGCGGTTTGATCGATCTATACGCCAAGTGCGGAAGGATTCGCGATGCACGAAAAGTGTTCGACGAAGTGAGCGAGCCGGATTTGGTGTTATGGAATACTATTATATCGGGTTACTCATTGAACGACGAATTCTCCGAAGAGGGTTTGAATTGCTTTATGAAGATGCGGAGGGACGGTTTCGTGCCCGACGATTGTAGCTTTGTGTGCACGATAAGCGCGTGCTCGAACTTGTCGTCGCCGTCTCAAGGAAGGCAAATGCATGCATTGGCGATCAAGTCGGAGCTCCCGAGCAATCGGATTTCGGTTAACAATGCATTGGTCAACATGTATTCGAAGTGCGGAAATGTCGAGGATGCTCAAAAGTTGTTCGAAAGAATGATGGAGAGGAATACGGTTTCGTACAATTCGATGATCGCCGGATTTGCTCACCACGGATTGGCTGTTGAGGCGTTGGGCCATTTTAGAGAAATGCTCGACGCGGAAATTGAGCCTACAAGCATTACTTTCATTTCCGTGCTCTCCGCGTGCGCGCACACGGGAAAGGTCGAAGAAGGTCGGGAGTATTTCCATTTGATGAGCAAAAAGTACGGATTAAAACCGTGCGAGGAGCATTACTCGTGCATGATCGACCTCCTCGCTCGCGCTAAGAGGTTTGAAGAAGTCGAGGAGCTGATCGTCGCAATGCCGTTCGATCCGGGACCGATCGGGTGGACCGCGCTTCTCGGCGCGTGTAGGACCCACGGGAACATGAATCTTGGGGCGAGGGCGGCTGAGAAGATCATCCGATTCGATCCTCACAATGCTTCAGCGTATGTTATGCTCGCGAACATGCACGCGAGCAGCGGGAGGTGGGAGGAAGTCGCGAAAGTGCGAAAGCTGATGAAAGACAGAGGTGTTCGGAAAAAACCCGGCTGCAGTTGGATCGAGCTGAACAAAACAATCCACGTGTTTGTCGCCGACGACGTGTCGCATCCTCGGATTAAAGAGGTTTACAGATTCTTAGAGGAAATGTCCGAGAAGATGAAGGGACTAGGGTATGTGCCGGACGTGCGGTGGGCTCTGGCAAGGGATCACGAGATAGAAGGCGAGAAAAGGCTGCGGCACCACAGCGAGAAGCTCGCGGTCGCGTTCGGATTGATCAGTACTCGGGACGGAGAGCCCATTTTGGTGATCAAGAACCTGCGGATTTGCGGGGATTGTCACAGTGCAATCAAGCTCATTTCGAAGATAGTTGGGAGGGAGATTACAGTTAGAGATGCTCACAGGTTTCATTGCTTCAGAGGGGGGAGTTGCTCTTGTGGAGATTATTGGTGA